A stretch of the Cheilinus undulatus linkage group 11, ASM1832078v1, whole genome shotgun sequence genome encodes the following:
- the LOC121518006 gene encoding macrophage mannose receptor 1-like — protein sequence MEKVLLSIISAAGLCAVLCHAERRYHFVYEEKNMAEARSYCREKYTDLATIDHMNDVKILNDMADLSRMNYSEFSYRAWIGLYDDVNSWRWSLTNTSFYKPGETEFRNWKPGQPNNYQSTENCVNMYKKGLWNDDQCQFHHQPVCSDVTGSNVTFVLAPTTMSWSDAVIYCREHHTDLASVRNMEENQKIREQASGQRVWIGLSRESWKWLDGSRSTFRYWNDGEPNNQYKNETCVAADFGNSGKWEDWPCHYKRAFICYSVPVSKQVIKVRLVKQSSSLDLNDPAVLEDMLKELRQNLRDQGVTQDVRLSWRKQADGKVFHKEKKKEKKKRNKIRMTRKTDL from the exons ATGGAGAAGGTTCTCCTGAGCATCATCTCTGCAGCAG GACTGTGTGCCGTTCTCTGTCATGCTGAGCGTCGGTATCATTTTGTTTATGAGGAGAAGAACATGGCCGAGGCTCGGAGCTACTGCAGAGAGAAATACACAGACCTGGCCACCATAGACCACATGAACGACGTGAAGATCCTGAATGACATGGCAGATTTGAGCAGAATGAACTACTCAGAGTTCAGCTAC cgagcctggatcGGTCTGTACGACGACGTGAACAGTTGGAGGTGGTCACTGACAAACACAAGTTTCTACAAACCTGGAGAGACCGAGTTTAGAAACTGGAAACCTGGGCAACCGAATAACTATCAAAGCACAGAGAACTGTGTGAACATGTATAAAAAAGGACTGTGGAATGATGATCAGTGTCAGTTCCACCATCAGCCAGTCTGCAGTGACGTTACAG GGTCCAATGTGACATTTGTCCTCGCCCCCACCACCATGTCATGGTCTGATGCTGTGATCTACTGCAGAGAACACCACACTGACCTGGCCAGTGTGAGGAACATGGAGGAGAACCAGAAGATAAGAGAGCAGGCATCAGGACAACGTGTCTGGATTGGCCTCTCCAGGGAGTCCTGGAAGTGGTTGGATGGAAGTAGATCCACATTTAGGTACTGGAATGATGGTGAACCCAACAACCAGTATAAGAATGAGACGTGCGTGGCTGCTGACTTTGGAAACTCTGGCAAATGGGAGGACTGGCCATGCCACTACAAGAGAGCATTCATCTGCTACAGCG tccCAGTCTCCAAACAAGTGATCAAGGTGAGGCTGGTGAAGCAGAGCTCCTCTCTGGATCTGAACGACCCTGCCGTGCTGGAGGACATGCTGAAGGAG CTCAGACAGAATCTGAGGGATCAAGGGGTGACACAGGACGTCAGACTGAGCTGGAGGAAGCAGGCGGACGGAAAGGTGTTtcacaaagagaagaagaaggagaagaagaagaggaacaaAATAAGAATGACCAGAAAAACTGATCTCTAG